The following proteins come from a genomic window of Edaphobacter sp. 4G125:
- a CDS encoding acyl-CoA dehydrogenase family protein: MVTLTAAPTDNKKVLSGGSFLISNPAPADCFFPEDFTEEHRQIAQTTAEFATNEIVPASDAIEAKDFAVTRKLIKAASELGLTSVDIPEEYGGLEMDKVTSAIIADNIAKQGSFSVSFSAHVGIGTLPIVWYGTQEQKKKYLPKLASGEFIGAYALSESSSGSDALNAHTRAVLSDDGQSYTLNGEKMWITNGGFADLFTIFAKCEVKEGKDAGKERLTAFLVERGTSGFTVGKEEHKLGIRGSSTCPLILKDCKIPASNLLGEVGKGHHIAFNILNVGRYKLGAAAVGGARMSLGNGIRYSKERKAFGKPIAEFGMIQEKLADCAVGVFVGEAISYRTIGMIDAALAEVDKHDTAAIQKAIEDYAVECSICKVWGSEMLDHVVDEVLQIYGGYGYVEDYPAERAYRDSRINRIFEGTNEINRLIITGWLMKSAMAGKLALMPAIKQLMDEVIAGPLEREEREGALAEEYALLANAKKLTLFAAGAATQKYMQQLADQQEVMGAIADMVIEVYAMESAILRAEKAGQKSAAEVAVAMARIYAEAAMEKIELAARRVIATVAEGDMLRTQMTILRRLAKHDPVDAIGLRRQVAQHVIQAGKYAL; this comes from the coding sequence GCATCGTCAGATCGCGCAGACGACGGCTGAATTTGCCACGAACGAGATTGTCCCGGCATCCGACGCGATAGAAGCGAAGGATTTTGCCGTGACACGGAAGCTGATCAAAGCTGCGAGTGAACTGGGGCTGACTTCGGTTGATATTCCGGAGGAGTACGGCGGGTTGGAGATGGACAAAGTCACCTCCGCTATCATTGCGGACAATATCGCCAAGCAGGGAAGCTTTTCGGTCTCGTTCTCGGCCCATGTAGGGATTGGAACACTGCCAATTGTTTGGTATGGAACGCAGGAGCAGAAGAAGAAATACCTGCCAAAGCTGGCCAGTGGCGAGTTTATTGGAGCCTATGCACTGTCTGAATCTTCCTCCGGTTCCGATGCATTGAATGCGCATACGCGTGCGGTGCTTTCGGACGATGGGCAGAGCTACACCCTGAATGGCGAGAAGATGTGGATTACGAACGGTGGTTTTGCCGATCTCTTTACGATCTTTGCCAAGTGTGAGGTGAAGGAAGGGAAAGATGCAGGAAAGGAGCGGCTGACGGCATTTCTGGTAGAGCGTGGGACCTCCGGTTTTACGGTAGGGAAAGAGGAGCACAAGCTCGGTATCCGGGGTAGTTCGACCTGTCCGTTAATCCTGAAGGATTGTAAAATTCCGGCGTCGAATCTGTTGGGCGAGGTTGGAAAAGGGCACCATATCGCCTTCAACATTCTGAATGTAGGCCGGTACAAGCTGGGGGCTGCTGCTGTCGGGGGCGCTCGAATGTCTCTTGGTAACGGCATTCGCTATTCAAAGGAGCGCAAAGCGTTCGGGAAGCCTATTGCCGAGTTTGGAATGATTCAGGAAAAGCTGGCGGACTGTGCCGTTGGCGTCTTTGTTGGTGAGGCGATTTCGTATCGCACGATCGGGATGATCGATGCTGCTCTTGCAGAGGTTGACAAGCACGATACAGCTGCGATTCAGAAGGCGATTGAGGACTATGCTGTGGAGTGTTCGATCTGCAAGGTGTGGGGATCGGAGATGCTCGACCACGTGGTTGATGAGGTGCTTCAGATCTATGGCGGCTATGGCTATGTAGAGGACTATCCGGCGGAGCGGGCTTATCGAGATTCGCGCATCAACCGCATCTTCGAGGGAACGAATGAGATCAATCGTCTGATCATTACCGGTTGGTTGATGAAGTCGGCGATGGCGGGAAAACTGGCGCTGATGCCCGCGATTAAGCAGCTAATGGATGAGGTGATTGCAGGTCCACTGGAGAGGGAAGAACGTGAAGGAGCGCTGGCAGAGGAATATGCGCTTCTGGCCAATGCAAAAAAACTGACCCTCTTTGCCGCAGGGGCAGCAACACAGAAGTACATGCAGCAACTCGCCGATCAGCAGGAGGTGATGGGGGCAATCGCTGACATGGTCATCGAGGTCTATGCAATGGAGTCGGCCATTTTGCGCGCCGAGAAGGCGGGTCAAAAGAGCGCTGCTGAGGTTGCTGTTGCGATGGCGCGAATCTATGCAGAGGCTGCGATGGAAAAGATTGAACTGGCTGCCCGAAGGGTTATCGCTACTGTCGCTGAAGGAGATATGCTGCGAACGCAAATGACCATCCTGCGCAGGCTGGCAAAGCATGACCCTGTCGATGCTATCGGTCTGCGCCGTCAGGTGGCTCAACATGTGATCCAGGCGGGGAAGTATGCTTTATAG